From Mustela erminea isolate mMusErm1 chromosome 1, mMusErm1.Pri, whole genome shotgun sequence, a single genomic window includes:
- the GPR62 gene encoding G-protein coupled receptor 62, translated as MANTTGLNTLEVAGSVGLILAAVVEAAALLGNGALLVVVLRTPGLRDALYLVHLCVVDLLAAASIMPLGLLAAPPPGLGRVRLGPASCRAARFLSAALLPACTLGVAALGLARYRLIVHPLRPGARPPPGLVLTAVWAAAGLLGALSLLGPPPAPPPAPARCSVLAGGLAPFRPLWALLAFALPALLLLGAYSGIFLVARRAALRPPRPARFSRPRSDSLDSRLSILPPLRPRLPGGKAALAPALAVGQFAACWLPYGCACLAPAAQAAVAEAPVTWVAYSAFAAHPFLYGLLQRPVRRALGRLARQALPRSPRACAPRTWHLRALLQHLRRRSESPALGPSEAPERAPDLPRGESLSMPGAT; from the coding sequence ATGGCCAACACCACAGGGCTGAACACCTTAGAAGTCGCAGGCTCAGTGGGGTTGATCCTGGCGGCCGTCGTGGAGGCAGCAGCCCTACTGGGCAACGGCGCGCTGCTGGTCGTGGTGCTGCGCACACCGGGACTGCGCGACGCGCTCTACCTGGTGCACCTGTGCGTCGTGGACCTGCTGGCGGCCGCCTCCATCATGCCGCTGGGCCTACTGGCCGCGCCGCCCCCCGGGCTGGGCCGCGTGCGCCTGGGCCCCGCATCGTGCCGCGCGGCGCGCTTCCTCTCGGCGGCGCTGCTGCCCGCCTGCACGCTCGGGGTGGCGGCGCTCGGCCTGGCGCGCTACCGCCTCATAGTGCACCCGCTGCGGCCCGGCGCGAGGCCTCCGCCGGGCCTGGTGCTCACCGCTGTGTGGGCCGCCGCGGGGCTGCTAGGCGCGCTCTCCTTGCTCgggccgccgcccgcgccgcccccggcccccgcgcGCTGCTCGGTCCTAGCGGGCGGCCTCGCGCCCTTCCGGCCGCTCTGGGCGCTGCTGGCCTTCGCGCTGCCCGCCCTCCTGCTGCTCGGCGCCTACAGTGGCATCTTCCTCGTGGCGCGTCGCGCGGCCCTGCGGCCCCCGCGGCCCGCGCGCTTCTCCCGGCCGCGCTCCGACTCTCTGGATAGCCGCCTCTCCATCCTGCCGCCGCTCCGGCCTCGCCTGCCTGGGGGCAAAGCCGCCCTGGCCCCGGCGCTGGCCGTGGGCCAGTTTGCAGCCTGCTGGCTGCCTTACGGCTGTGCGTGCCTGGCGCCCGCCGCGCAGGCTGCAGTGGCCGAGGCGCCCGTCACCTGGGTGGCCTACTCGGCCTTCGCGGCTCACCCCTTCCTGTATGGCCTGCTGCAGCGCCCCGTGCGCAGGGCACTAGGTCGCCTCGCCCGTCAGGCGCTGCCCAGGTCCCCGAGGGCCTGCGCTCCAAGAACCTGGCACTTGCGGGCGCTTCTGCAGCACCTCCGGAGACGGTCagagagccctgccctgggcccttCCGAAGCACCAGAACGAGCCCCAGATTTGCCAAGAGGGGAGAGCCTGAGCATGCCGGGGGCCACCTGA
- the PCBP4 gene encoding poly(rC)-binding protein 4 isoform X1: MSGSDAGLEEEPELSITLTLRMLMHGKEVGSIIGKKGETVKRIREQSSARITISEGSCPERITTITGSTAAVFHAVSMIAFKLDEDLCAAPANGGNVSRPPVTLRLVIPASQCGSLIGKAGTKIKEIRETTGAQVQVAGDLLPNSTERAVTVSGVPDAIILCVRQICAVILESPPKGATIPYHPSLSLGTVLLSANQGFSVQGQYGAVTPAEVTKLQQLSGHAVPFASPSMVPGLDPGTQTSSQEFLVPNDLIGCVIGRQGSKISEIRQMSGAHIKIGNQAEGAGERHVTITGSPVSIALAQYLITACLETAKSTSGGTPGSAPTDLPAPFSPPLTALPTAPPGLLGTPYAISLSNFIGLKPVPFLALPPASPGPPPGLAAYTAKMAAANGSKKAERQKFSPY; this comes from the exons ATGAGCGGCTCCGATgcggggctggaggaggagccaGAGCTCAGCATCACCCTCACCCTGCGGATGCTGATGCACGGGAAG GAGGTCGGCAGCATAATCGGGAAG AAAGGAGAGACTGTAAAGCGAATCCGGGAGCAG AGCAGCGCCCGGATCACCATCTCTGAGGGCTCCTGCCCCGAGCGCATCACCACCATCACAGGGTCTACAGCGGCTGTCTTCCATGCGGTCTCCATGATCGCCTTCAAGCTGGATGAG GACCTTTGTGCCGCTCCTGCAAATGGTGGGAATGTCTCCAGGCCTCCGGTGACCCTGCGCCTCGTCATTCCTGCAAGCCAGTGTGGCTCACTGATTGGCAAGGCTGGCACCAAGATCAAGGAGATCCGAGAA ACCACGGGGGCCCAGGTACAGGTGGCAGGAGACCTGCTCCCCAACTCTACAGAGCGTGCTGTCACCGTGTCCGGGGTGCCTGATGCCATCATCCTGTGTGTGCGCCAGATCTGCGCTGTTATCCTGGAG TCCCCACCCAAAGGAGCTACTATCCCATATCATCCGAGCCTGTCCTTAGGTACCGTCCTTCTCTCTGCCAACCAG GGCTTTTCCGTCCAGGGTCAGTATGGGGCTGTGACCCCCGCTGAG GTCACCAAGCTCCAGCAGCTTTCAGGCCACGCAGTCCCCTTTGCCTCCCCCAGCATGGTGCCAG gaCTGGATCCCGGCACACAGACCAGCTCACAGGAGTTCTTGGTTCCCAATGAT CTGATTGGCTGCGTGATCGGGCGCCAGGGCAGCAAGATCAGTGAGATCCGACAGATGTCAGGGGCACATATCAAGATCGGGAACCAAGCGGAAGGTGCTGGCGAGAGGCACGTGACCATCACTGGTTCCCCTGTCTCCATCGCCCTGGCCCAGTACCTCATCACTGCCTG TCTAGAAACGGCCAAGTCTACCTCTGGGGGGACGCCCGGCTCAGCCCCCACAGACCTGCCTGCCCCCTTCTCGCCGCCCCTGACGGCCCTGCCCACAGCTCCCCCAGGCCTGCTGGGCACACCCTATGccatctccctctccaacttcATCGGCCTCAAGCCTGTGCCCTTCTTGGCTCTGCCACCTGCCTCCCCAGGGCCGCCGCCGGGCTTGGCGGCCTACACTGCCAAGATGGCAGCAGCCAATGGGAGCAAGAAAGCTGAGCGGCAGAAATTCTCCCCCTACTGA
- the PCBP4 gene encoding poly(rC)-binding protein 4 isoform X2: MSGSDAGLEEEPELSITLTLRMLMHGKEVGSIIGKKGETVKRIREQSSARITISEGSCPERITTITGSTAAVFHAVSMIAFKLDEDLCAAPANGGNVSRPPVTLRLVIPASQCGSLIGKAGTKIKEIRETTGAQVQVAGDLLPNSTERAVTVSGVPDAIILCVRQICAVILESPPKGATIPYHPSLSLGTVLLSANQGFSVQGQYGAVTPAEVTKLQQLSGHAVPFASPSMVPGLDPGTQTSSQEFLVPNDLIGCVIGRQGSKISEIRQMSGAHIKIGNQAEGAGERHVTITGSPVSIALAQYLITAWAAAGLGGLHCQDGSSQWEQES, encoded by the exons ATGAGCGGCTCCGATgcggggctggaggaggagccaGAGCTCAGCATCACCCTCACCCTGCGGATGCTGATGCACGGGAAG GAGGTCGGCAGCATAATCGGGAAG AAAGGAGAGACTGTAAAGCGAATCCGGGAGCAG AGCAGCGCCCGGATCACCATCTCTGAGGGCTCCTGCCCCGAGCGCATCACCACCATCACAGGGTCTACAGCGGCTGTCTTCCATGCGGTCTCCATGATCGCCTTCAAGCTGGATGAG GACCTTTGTGCCGCTCCTGCAAATGGTGGGAATGTCTCCAGGCCTCCGGTGACCCTGCGCCTCGTCATTCCTGCAAGCCAGTGTGGCTCACTGATTGGCAAGGCTGGCACCAAGATCAAGGAGATCCGAGAA ACCACGGGGGCCCAGGTACAGGTGGCAGGAGACCTGCTCCCCAACTCTACAGAGCGTGCTGTCACCGTGTCCGGGGTGCCTGATGCCATCATCCTGTGTGTGCGCCAGATCTGCGCTGTTATCCTGGAG TCCCCACCCAAAGGAGCTACTATCCCATATCATCCGAGCCTGTCCTTAGGTACCGTCCTTCTCTCTGCCAACCAG GGCTTTTCCGTCCAGGGTCAGTATGGGGCTGTGACCCCCGCTGAG GTCACCAAGCTCCAGCAGCTTTCAGGCCACGCAGTCCCCTTTGCCTCCCCCAGCATGGTGCCAG gaCTGGATCCCGGCACACAGACCAGCTCACAGGAGTTCTTGGTTCCCAATGAT CTGATTGGCTGCGTGATCGGGCGCCAGGGCAGCAAGATCAGTGAGATCCGACAGATGTCAGGGGCACATATCAAGATCGGGAACCAAGCGGAAGGTGCTGGCGAGAGGCACGTGACCATCACTGGTTCCCCTGTCTCCATCGCCCTGGCCCAGTACCTCATCACTGCCTG GGCCGCCGCCGGGCTTGGCGGCCTACACTGCCAAGATGGCAGCAGCCAATGGGAGCAAGAAAGCTGA
- the ABHD14B gene encoding protein ABHD14B — protein MAGVELHEGTTQVQGQSLFFREALPGGGQVARFSILLLHGIRFSSETWQNLGTLHRLAQAGYRAVAMDLPGLGRSKEAAAPAPIGELVPSSFLAAVVDALDLGSPVVISPSLSGMYSLPFLTAPGSQLRGYVPVAPICTDKINAADYASVKTSTLIVYGDQDPMGLTSFEHLKQLPNHRVLVMEGAGHPCYLDKPEEWHTGLLNFLQGLA, from the exons ATGGCCGGAGTGGAGCTTCATGAGGGCACCACCCAGGTGCAGGGCCAGAGCCTCTTCTTCCGGGAGGCTCTGCCAGGCGGTGGGCAGGTTGCCCGCTTCTCAATTCTGCTATTGCACGGCATCCGCTTCTCCTCCGAGACCTGGCAGAACCTGGGCACGCTGCACAGGCTGGCTCAGGCTGGCTACCGGGCTGTGGCCATGGACCTGCCAG GCCTGGGGCGCTCCAAGGAagcagcagcccctgcccctATCGGGGAGCTGGTCCCCAGCAGCTTCCTGGCAGCTGTGGTGGACGCCTTGGACCTGGGCTCTCCAGTTGTGATCAGCCCATCGTTGAGCGGCATGtactccctgcccttcctcacagcccctggctcccagctccGGGGCTATGTGCCAGTGGCCCCCATCTGCACTGACAAAATCAATGCTGCGGACTATGCCAGTGTGAAG ACCTCAACTCTTATAGTATATGGAGACCAGGACCCCATGGGCCTGACCAGCTTTGAGCACCTGAAGCAGCTGCCCAACCACCGGGTGTTGGTCATGGAGGGGGCAGGGCACCCCTGCTACCTTGACAAACCTGAGGAGTGGCACACGGGGCTGCTGAATTTCCTGCAGGGGCTAGCATGA
- the ABHD14A gene encoding protein ABHD14A isoform X1 — protein MGHNTIQYNSAQLPVVDGIKRAPACETLHKVPSTEGVQLSAQATRRKLERRAGNGFGVPGREECGVPGAPPAGAQRADARSSAPRRLARPPRPTSVLARWARDGLTHDRDRLVGRSRWLSPGLRTENNPVKSGQWAGPTCFGAPPRMPPSVGLGGAGACDCGLRKRASPAALSAAWSPQPPAEPRRQRHGRGAVWLLVPRGRGPRWGVRPGDPGRPGFGNSAPSKEASTEAGRAELLERVLRDLEVHNAVLVSPSLSGRYALPFLIRGHHQLRGFVPIAPASTQNYTQEQFWAVKTPTLILYGELDRILARESLRQLRHLPNHSVVKLRDAGHACYLHKPQDFHLVLLAFLDRLP, from the exons ATGGGgcacaatacaatacaatacaatagtGCTCAGCTCCCAGTGGTGGATGGGATTAAACGAGCTCCTGCATGTGAAACGCTGCACAAGGTTCCTAGCACAGAGGGAGTTCAGTTAAGTGCTCAAGCGACA AGGCGGAAGCTGGAACGCAGAGCTGGGAACGGCTTTGGAGTTCCGGGCCGCGAGGAATGCGGAGTACCCGGCGCGCCACCCGCTGGGGCCCAACGCGCTGACGCACGGTCATCGGCGCCGCGGCGGCTCGCTCGACCCCCTCGGCCGACTTCGGTTCTGGCTCGCTGGGCCCG AGACGGGCTGACCCACGATAGAGACCGCCTGGTGGGAAGAAGCCGGTGGCTCTCCCCTGGCCTTCGGACTGAGAACAATCCGGTAAAATCGGGACAGTGGGCCGGGCCTACGTGTTTTGGGGCACCGCCTAGAATGCCCCCCTCCGTGGGTTTAGGAGGCGCGGGGGCCTGCGACTGCGGACTGCGCAAGCGCGCCTCCCCGGCCGCGCTCTCTGCCGCCTGGTCCCCGCAGCCGCCCGCAGAGCCGCGGAGGCAGCGCCATGGTCGCGGCGCTGTTTGGCTGCTGGTTCCGCGTGGGCGGGGCCCGCGCTGGGGTGTCCGGCCCGGTGATCCCGGTCGGCCCG GTTTTGGGAACTCGGCACCTTCCAAGGAGGCAAGCACAGAGGCAGGGCGGGCAGAGCTCCTGGAGCGAGTGCTACGAGACCTGGAGGTGCACAATGCCGTCTTGGTGAGCCCCTCTCTGAGTGGCCGCTACGCCCTGCCCTTCCTGATCCGAGGCCACCACCAGCTGCGTGGATTTGTGCCCATTGCACCCGCCTCCACCCAGAACTACACCCAGGAACAATTCTGGGCCGTGAAG ACCCCGACTCTCATCCTGTATGGGGAGCTGGACCGTATCCTGGCCCGAGAGTCACTGCGGCAGCTCCGCCACCTGCCCAACCACTCTGTGGTGAAGCTGCGTGATGCAGGCCACGCCTGCTACCTCCACAAGCCGCAAGACTTCCATCTTGTCCTCCTGGCCTTCCTTGACCGCCTGCCTTGA
- the ABHD14A gene encoding protein ABHD14A isoform X2: MVAALFGCWFRVGGARAGVSGPVIPVGPTVVQTSMSRSQVALLGLGLLLMLLLYVGLPGPPEQTSWLWGGPNVTILAGLTPGNSPIFYREVLPLHRARRVEVMLLHGKAFNSHTWEQLGTLQLLAQRGYRAVALDLPGFGNSAPSKEASTEAGRAELLERVLRDLEVHNAVLVSPSLSGRYALPFLIRGHHQLRGFVPIAPASTQNYTQEQFWAVKTPTLILYGELDRILARESLRQLRHLPNHSVVKLRDAGHACYLHKPQDFHLVLLAFLDRLP; encoded by the exons ATGGTCGCGGCGCTGTTTGGCTGCTGGTTCCGCGTGGGCGGGGCCCGCGCTGGGGTGTCCGGCCCGGTGATCCCGGTCGGCCCG acTGTGGTACAGACTTCCATGAGCCGGTCCCAGGTAGCcctgctgggcctgggcctgctgCTCATGCTGCTACTGTACGTGGGGCTGCCAGGCCCCCCTGAGCAGACCTCGTGGCTCTGGGGAGGCCCCAATGTCACAATCCTGGCTGGTCTCACCCCTGGCAACTCCCCCATCTTTTACCGCGAGGTGCTGCCGCTCCACCGGGCACGCAG GGTGGAGGTGATGCTACTCCACGGAAAGGCCTTTAACTCGCACACGTGGGAGCAGCTGGGCACACTACAGTTGCTGGCGCAGAGGGGCTACCGGGCCGTGGCCCTTGACCTCCCAG GTTTTGGGAACTCGGCACCTTCCAAGGAGGCAAGCACAGAGGCAGGGCGGGCAGAGCTCCTGGAGCGAGTGCTACGAGACCTGGAGGTGCACAATGCCGTCTTGGTGAGCCCCTCTCTGAGTGGCCGCTACGCCCTGCCCTTCCTGATCCGAGGCCACCACCAGCTGCGTGGATTTGTGCCCATTGCACCCGCCTCCACCCAGAACTACACCCAGGAACAATTCTGGGCCGTGAAG ACCCCGACTCTCATCCTGTATGGGGAGCTGGACCGTATCCTGGCCCGAGAGTCACTGCGGCAGCTCCGCCACCTGCCCAACCACTCTGTGGTGAAGCTGCGTGATGCAGGCCACGCCTGCTACCTCCACAAGCCGCAAGACTTCCATCTTGTCCTCCTGGCCTTCCTTGACCGCCTGCCTTGA
- the ABHD14A gene encoding protein ABHD14A isoform X3: MSRSQVALLGLGLLLMLLLYVGLPGPPEQTSWLWGGPNVTILAGLTPGNSPIFYREVLPLHRARRVEVMLLHGKAFNSHTWEQLGTLQLLAQRGYRAVALDLPGFGNSAPSKEASTEAGRAELLERVLRDLEVHNAVLVSPSLSGRYALPFLIRGHHQLRGFVPIAPASTQNYTQEQFWAVKTPTLILYGELDRILARESLRQLRHLPNHSVVKLRDAGHACYLHKPQDFHLVLLAFLDRLP; encoded by the exons ATGAGCCGGTCCCAGGTAGCcctgctgggcctgggcctgctgCTCATGCTGCTACTGTACGTGGGGCTGCCAGGCCCCCCTGAGCAGACCTCGTGGCTCTGGGGAGGCCCCAATGTCACAATCCTGGCTGGTCTCACCCCTGGCAACTCCCCCATCTTTTACCGCGAGGTGCTGCCGCTCCACCGGGCACGCAG GGTGGAGGTGATGCTACTCCACGGAAAGGCCTTTAACTCGCACACGTGGGAGCAGCTGGGCACACTACAGTTGCTGGCGCAGAGGGGCTACCGGGCCGTGGCCCTTGACCTCCCAG GTTTTGGGAACTCGGCACCTTCCAAGGAGGCAAGCACAGAGGCAGGGCGGGCAGAGCTCCTGGAGCGAGTGCTACGAGACCTGGAGGTGCACAATGCCGTCTTGGTGAGCCCCTCTCTGAGTGGCCGCTACGCCCTGCCCTTCCTGATCCGAGGCCACCACCAGCTGCGTGGATTTGTGCCCATTGCACCCGCCTCCACCCAGAACTACACCCAGGAACAATTCTGGGCCGTGAAG ACCCCGACTCTCATCCTGTATGGGGAGCTGGACCGTATCCTGGCCCGAGAGTCACTGCGGCAGCTCCGCCACCTGCCCAACCACTCTGTGGTGAAGCTGCGTGATGCAGGCCACGCCTGCTACCTCCACAAGCCGCAAGACTTCCATCTTGTCCTCCTGGCCTTCCTTGACCGCCTGCCTTGA
- the ACY1 gene encoding aminoacylase-1: protein MASEGREGEHPSVTLFRQYLRIRTVQPQPDYGAAVAFLEERACQLGLGCQKVEVAPGRVVTILTWPGTNPRLSSVLLNSHTDVVPVFKEHWSHDPFEAFKDAEGYIYARGTQDMKCVSIQYLEAVRRLKAEGHHFPRTIHMTFVPDEEVGGHQGMELFVRRPEFQALRAGFALDEGLANPTDAFTVFYSERSPWWVRISSTGKPGHSSRFIEDTAAEKLHKVVSSVLAFREKERQRLQSDPNLKAGAVTSVNLTKLEGGVAYNVVPATMSASFDFRVAPDVDLKAFEEQLQRWCRAAGEGVTFEFAQKWTEPRVTSTDDSDPWWAAFSGACKDMKLTLEPEIFPAATDSRYLRAVGVPALGFSPMNRTPVLLHDHDERLHEAVFLRGIDIYTRLLPALASVPALPSDG from the exons ATGGCCAGCGAGGGTCGCGAGGGCGAGCACCCGTCCGTGACGCTCTTCCGCCAGTACCTGCGCATCCGCACGGTCCAGCCCCAGCCGGACTACG gggCTGCTGTGGCCTTCCTTGAGGAGAGAGCGTGCCAGCTGGGCCTAGGCTGTCAGAAAGTGGAG GTGGCACCTGGCCGTGTGGTGACCATTCTGACATGGCCGGGCACCAACCCCAGACTCTCCTCTGTCTTACTCAACTCTCACACGGACGTGGTGCCTGTTTTCAAG GAACACTGGAGTCATGACCCCTTTGAGGCCTTCAAGGATGCTGAGGGCTACATCTATGCCAGGGGTACCCAGGACATGAAGTGTGTCAGCATCCA GTACCTGGAGGCTGTGAGGAGGCTGAAGGCTGAGGGCCACCATTTCCCCAGGACCATCCACATGACCTTTGTGCCAG atgaggaagttggGGGTCACCAAGGCATGGAGCTGTTTGTACGGCGGCCCGAGTTCCAGGCCCTGAGGGCTGGCTTTGCCCTGGATGAAG gcctggccaACCCCACTGATGCCTTCACTGTCTTTTACAGTGAGCGGAGCCCCTGGT GGGTGCGGATCTCGAGCACTGGGAAGCCAGGCCACAGCTCACGCTTCATCGAGGACACGGCAGCAGAGAAGCTG CACAAGGTGGTGAGCTCAGTCCTGGCTTTccgggagaaggagaggcagag GCTGCAGTCAGACCCCAACCTGAAGGCCGGGGCTGTGACCTCCGTGAACCTGACCAAGCTAGAGGGTGGCGTGGCCTATAATGTGGTACCTGCAACTATGAGCGCCAGCTTTGACTTCCGTGTGGCACCAGACGTGGACCTGAAG GCTTTCGAGGAGCAGCTGCAGCGCTGGTGCCGGGCAGCTGGTGAGGGGGTCACCTTCGAGTTTGCTCAG AAGTGGACGGAGCCCCGAGTGACATCTACTGATGACTCAGACCCCTGGTGGGCAGCATTTAGCGGGGCCTGCAAGGACAT GAAGCTCACTCTGGAGCCAGAGATCTTCCCCGCTGCCACCGATAGCCGCTACCTCCGTGCG GTGGGGGTCCCGGCGCTGGGTTTCTCACCCATGAACCGCACACCTGTGCTGCTGCACGACCATGATGAACGGTTGCACGAGGCCGTGTTCCTCCGTGGGATTGACATATACACACGGCTGCTGCCTGCTCTGGCTAGTGTGCCTGCCCTGCCTAGTGATGGCTGA
- the RPL29 gene encoding 60S ribosomal protein L29 produces MAKSKNHTTHNQSRKWHRNGIKKPRSQRYESLKGVDPKFLRNMRFAKKHNKKGLKKMQANNAKAMSARAEAIKALVKPKEVKPKIPKGGSRKLNRLAYIAHPKLGKRARARIAKGLRLCRPKSKAKAQTKAQASAATPAPAPAPAPAAAQTPKGAQAPTKAPV; encoded by the exons ATGGCCAAGTCCAAGAACCACACCACGCACAACCAGT CACGAAAATGGCACAGAAACGGCATCAAGAAACCCCGGTCGCAAAGATACGAATCTCTTAAGGGG GTAGACCCCAAGTTCCTGAGGAACATGCGCTTTGCCAAGAAGCACAACAAGAAGGGTCTGAAGAAGATGCAGGCCAACAACGCCAAGGCCATGAGTGCACGTGCCGAGGCTATCAAGGCCCTCGTCAAGCCCAAGGAGGTCAAGCCCAAGATCCCAAAGGGCGGCAGCCGCAAGCTCAATCGACTTGCCTACATCGCTCACCCCAAGCTCGGGAAACGTGCTCGTGCCCGCATTGCCAAGGGTCTCAGGCTCTGCCGGCCAAAGTCCAAGGCCAAGGCTCAAACCAAGGCCCAAGCTTCGGCTGCGACTCCGgctccagctcctgctcctgctcctgctgcagCTCAGACTCCCAAAGGTGCCCAGGCCCCCACAAAGGCTCCAGTGTAG